From a single Solanum dulcamara chromosome 4, daSolDulc1.2, whole genome shotgun sequence genomic region:
- the LOC129884765 gene encoding probable carboxylesterase 9 — protein sequence MSKFDPYEHLNVVLNKDGSLTRLLDFPTTQATGDQDHLPGQAVVSKDITLNEDKKTWMRLYRPSKLPSNDKSIAKLPIIVYLHTGGWIHFSVASTIIHETCNHLCSEVPAIVVALEYGLAPENKLPSQYHDTIDAILWIKNQALDRVNGEKWLREYGDFSRCYLYGVSCGGNIVFNSALKLLDKKLEPLRINGIIMNQPLFGGKMRTKSEMRLATDPFFPLPVIDVLWDLALPKGTDRDHRFCNPMMNGPYREKIKKLGRCLVIGFAGDPLIDRQQEFVQMLVKEGVMVEARFDDVGFHGIEVVDSRRAAAIINFVKEFV from the exons ATGTCAAAATTTGATCCTTACGAACACCTCAATGTGGTGCTAAATAAAGATGGAAGTTTAACTCGTCTTCTTGATTTTCCTACAACCCAAGCCACTGGTGATCAAGATCATCTCCCTGGCCAAGCTGTTGTTAGCAAAGATATCACTTTAAATGAAGATAAAAAAACATGGATGAGACTTTACCGTCCAAGTAAATTGCCCTCCAACGACAAATCTATCGCTAAACTTCCTATTATAGTTTATCTTCATACAG GAGGGTGGATTCACTTCAGCGTGGCAAGTACCATAATCCATGAAACTTGTAACCATCTCTGTAGTGAAGTCCCCGCCATTGTTGTCGCATTGGAATATGGTCTAGCACCCGAAAACAAGCTCCCTTCGCAATACCACGATACGATAGACGCCATTCTTTGGATCAAGAACCAAGCGTTGGATCGCGTTAATGGCGAAAAATGGTTAAGGGAATATGGAGATTTCTCTAGGTGTTACCTCTATGGTGTGAGTTGTGGTGGTAACATTGTTTTCAATTCCGCACTTAAACTTCTTGATAAAAAATTAGAGCCTTTACGTATTAATGGGATTATAATGAACCAACCTTTATTTGGTGGGAAAATGAGGACAAAATCAGAAATGAGGTTAGCTACGGATCCATTTTTTCCCTTGCCAGTAATTGATGTGTTATGGGATTTGGCATTGCCAAAAGGTACAGATAGGGATCATAGATTTTGTAATCCAATGATGAATGGGCCATATAGGGAAAAGATCAAGAAACTTGGGAGGTGTTTGGTGATTGGATTTGCTGGGGACCCTTTGATTGATAGGCAACAAGAGTTTGTGCAAATGTTAGTCAAGGAAGGGGTTATGGTTGAAGCTAGATTTGATGATGTTGGATTCCATGGAATTGAAGTGGTTGATAGTAGAAGAGCTGCTGCTATTATTAATTTTGTTAAGGAGTTTGTTTGA
- the LOC129884766 gene encoding LOB domain-containing protein 19-like: MSNGGPCGACKFLRRKCVKGCIFAPYFDSEQGMSHFAAVHKVFGSSNASKLLLTIPPNKRLETVVTLCYEALARVRDPVYGCVGHIFSLQQQAVTLQAELAYVQARISTLQQHHHHLPMPPPTPSQADVAAACCSNISSSSVCITMDPSIDITDLCNVLDQQLDNSV, translated from the exons ATGAGCAATGGTGGGCCTTGTGGTGCATGCAAGTTTCTTAGGAGAAAATGTGTGAAAGGTTGCATATTTGCACCTTATTTTGACTCAGAACAAGGCATGTCTCATTTTGCTGCTGTCCATAAGGTCTTTGGATCTAGCAATGCCTCCAAACTATTGCTTACCATTCCACCAAATAAACGTCTTGAAACTGTTGTTACCCTTTGTTATGAAGCTCTTGCTAGAGTTAGAGACCCTGTCTATGGCTGTGTTGGTCACATCTTTTCCCTTCAACAACAG GCTGTGACATTGCAAGCAGAGTTGGCCTACGTTCAAGCTCGTATATCCACCCTGCAGCAGCACCACCACCATCTCCCTATGCCGCCACCAACACCATCACAGGCAGACGTAGCAGCAGCATGTTGTTCTAATATATCGTCGTCATCGGTGTGTATTACTATGGATCCTTCGATCGATATAACAGACTTATGTAATGTGTTGGATCAACAACTAGACAACTCTGTGTGA
- the LOC129886668 gene encoding uncharacterized protein LOC129886668, producing the protein MNPSKVEEEDMFHHHLDPHHQILDQSHPSILPEEEDEPFFSDIGFFRDDDDDDTSHTSSDPDQHQHHHQQIIQSLPQLEQQNDIVSTNPNPSPDLGLGKGEKNKAEKRHRHTVAAANISPEAHISSQFYTFNKESHALMISCLLAGRVATPEEIRSVTPSSVLQSWRLVWKDRNEDTAYLTAWKRIQDKLIVNIDPLNGNELLCFKNNSSQFVSHVDQWHDIVTSFHCDADLKHLGLKETIERIKQVWTVGAKFYGIPESYIRVCVEVCPVCSESAPRTKRRRFEYTESFEVPAKEVPVRLQQLATKYKVALCIRQKYVRYKPFIAEVKDYACHRAGEPASSKKSRILKREPYASKRCGCGFRIRAIVPISNYNEKDKSFVYLEEGTAVFKLYAVHSGHEPGASDGNARIMHRVVGHKGGVLMDQETVYGMGDEAENEDFGFLGKDGGDLQHSILQQMQEARNEIGLLEGQIRKVPRELLCSVSRELFDFVNKLRNVREYGSKSVGLLSDKPTSDDLLVGENDLADWGVHHHRIYEDGKDAELIEEDEDSFERTLGEVASWDQIRSDCRNEKDLLGESCKSEKPLECSEFDQKGILDCGNSKLTKPLRHDESIDTDVGFVVENFYPENPKWFDSSCELDSGTDCVDSGFKPGEIV; encoded by the coding sequence ATGAATCCTAGCaaagttgaagaagaagatatGTTCCATCATCACTTGGACCCGCATCATCAAATCTTGGATCAATCTCATCCGTCAATTCTACCGGAGGAGGAAGATGAACCCTTTTTTTCTGATATCGGATTCTTCCGCGACGATGACGACGACGATACCAGTCATACTTCCTCCGATCCCGATCAACATCAGCACCATCACCAGCAGATAATTCAGTCGCTGCCCCAATTGGAGCAGCAAAACGACATCGTCTCTACGAACCCTAACCCTAGCCCTGATTTGGGTCTGGGAAAGGGCGAAAAAAACAAGGCGGAGAAACGTCATCGGCATACCGTGGCTGCGGCGAATATAAGCCCAGAAGCCCACATTTCCTCTCAATTCTACACTTTCAATAAGGAATCACATGCCCTGATGATAAGCTGCCTTCTCGCTGGCCGTGTCGCGACGCCGGAGGAAATCCGATCTGTGACGCCGTCGTCGGTACTCCAAAGCTGGCGTTTGGTGTGGAAGGACCGGAATGAGGATACGGCATACCTCACGGCATGGAAGCGAATCCAGGACAAGCTCATCGTGAATATCGACCCTTTGAATGGTAATGAATTACTCTGTTTCAAGAATAATTCCAGTCAATTCGTTTCCCATGTTGATCAATGGCATGATATAGTCACAAGTTTTCACTGTGATGCGGACTTAAAACACTTGGGACTGAAAGAAACTATAGAAAGAATTAAACAGGTTTGGACTGTAGGTGCTAAATTTTATGGAATACCTGAGAGTTATATTAGGGTTTGTGTTGAGGTTTGCCCCGTGTGCTCAGAGTCTGCACCACGTACTAAGAGGCGTAGGTTTGAGTATACTGAATCATTTGAAGTACCCGCAAAGGAAGTGCCTGTTAGATTGCAGCAATTAGCCACAAAGTATAAAGTGGCCTTGTGTATTAGACAGAAATATGTAAGGTATAAGCCATTTATAGCTGAGGTTAAAGATTACGCGTGTCATCGAGCAGGAGAGCCTGCATCCTCGAAGAAATCGAGGATTTTAAAAAGGGAGCCTTACGCGTCGAAACGGTGTGGGTGTGGATTTCGTATCAGGGCGATAGTTCCAATATCAAATTATAATGAGAAGGATAAGTCATTTGTCTATCTGGAGGAAGGGACAGCAGTATTTAAGTTGTATGCAGTGCACTCGGGGCATGAACCTGGCGCTTCGGATGGGAATGCAAGAATAATGCATCGAGTAGTTGGGCATAAAGGAGGGGTTTTGATGGATCAGGAAACAGTGTATGGGATGGGCGATGAAGCAGAAAATGAAGATTTTGGGTTCCTTGGGAAGGATGGCGGAGATCTGCAACATTCGATTTTGCAGCAAATGCAGGAAGCAAGGAATGAGATTGGGCTACTTGAGGGCCAGATTAGGAAAGTTCCTCGTGAGTTATTGTGCTCGGTGTCTCGTGAATTGTTTGATTTTGTGAATAAGCTTAGGAATGTGAGAGAATATGGATCAAAGTCGGTTGGGTTGCTCTCAGATAAACCGACCTCGGATGATCTATTGGTCGGGGAAAATGATTTAGCGGATTGGGGTGTTCATCATCATCGCATTTATGAGGATGGCAAGGATGCAGAGCTTATTGAGGAAGATGAAGACAGCTTTGAGAGAACACTCGGGGAGGTTGCATCTTGGGATCAGATAAGGTCAGATTGTAGGAATGAGAAGGATCTGCTGGGTGAGTCTTGTAAATCGGAGAAACCATTGGAGTGCAGCGAATTTGACCAGAAGGGCATTCTTGACTGTGGGAATTCTAAATTGACCAAGCCCTTAAGGCATGATGAGAGTATAGATACAGATGTAGGCTTCGTTGTAGAGAACTTCTATCCTGAGAACCCTAAATGGTTTGATTCATCCTGTGAACTGGACTCTGGCACAGATTGTGTTGACAGCGGATTCAAGCCTGGGGAGATTGTTTAG